The following coding sequences lie in one Trichoplusia ni isolate ovarian cell line Hi5 chromosome 28 unlocalized genomic scaffold, tn1 tig00001701_group27, whole genome shotgun sequence genomic window:
- the LOC113506851 gene encoding uncharacterized protein LOC113506851 yields the protein MTDTGFVKAQSDNLPKIDVFMMSTFFASNPDFTSAEIKGVKATRSGRESYGDSAIGYVQVKREGDICIVKARITPEHNVRQKCYTVTATCNEAEETVMSVLCEDCAAHKGGCKHAIAFLAWLHRRSEDPPSTSVDCYWKKSKLSSVGTSLKFIKAKDICNATKTQPNPASTQTSQESFFSIVKTYSKEVGDTENQLMKYYKEPSNSEKLSIHYLVSMYNAE from the exons ATGACTGATACCGGTTTTGTGAAGGCACAATCAGATAATCTCCCCAAAATTGATGTGTTCATGATGTCAACATTTTTTGCATCTAATCCCGATTTTACGTCTGCTGAAATCAAAGGAGTGAAAGCTACAag ATCCGGACGAGAATCATATGGTGACTCAGCCATTGGATATGTTCAAGTTAAACGGGAGGGTGATATATGTATTGTGAAAGCGCGAATAACCCCTGAACACAACGTCCGCCAGAAGTGTTACACTGTAACAGCTACCTGTAATGAGGCTGAAGAAACTGTCATGTCTGTGCTGTGTGAAGACTGTGCAGCACATAAAG gagGCTGTAAACATGCCATAGCCTTTTTGGCTTGGCTACATAGGCGTAGTGAAGACCCTCCATCCACTAGTGTTGATTGCTACTGGAAAAAGTCTAAGTTGTCCTCAGTGGGTACAAGTCTTAAGTTTATTAAGGCAAAGGATATTTGTAATGCAACAAAGACACAGCCAAACCCTGCATCAACACAGACTTCACAAGAATCCTTTTTCAGTATTGTAAAAACATATAGTAAGGAAGTTGGTGACACAGAGAATCAACtcatgaaatattataaagaacCAAGCAATTCAGAAAAGTTATCAATTCATTATTTAGTAAGTATGTATAACGCAGAATAA
- the LOC113506847 gene encoding uncharacterized protein LOC113506847 → MKMKELIIWPTTKEIFKNLPIAFRARYSNVVSIIDCLEIQIEKASNAVHQSLSWSQYKKCNTLKYLISCTPDGLVNFTSVGYSGRATDVMIVEDCGFFDCLPPKTAVMADRGFKEISHLLEKKQCTLIRPPSVFKSTASAKEDVKQSKRIAALRIHIERVINRLREFHMLLPHACVDHSLIPIIDEVIIIASGLINIQDVLIKK, encoded by the coding sequence ATGAAGATGAAAGAGTTGATAATATGGCCAACAACaaaagagatatttaaaaatttgccTATTGCATTCAGGGCCAGGTACTCTAATGTTGTTTCTATAATTGATTGCCTAGAAATTCAGATTGAAAAAGCATCCAATGCAGTCCATCAATCACTTAGTTGgtcacaatataaaaaatgtaacacattgaaatatttaatttcttgtacACCTGATGGATTGGTTAACTTTACCTCTGTTGGATACAGTGGCAGGGCAACGGACGTAATGATAGTGGAAGACTGTGGTTTTTTTGACTGTTTGCCACCTAAAACTGCAGTTATGGCTGACAGAGGCTTTAAAGAAATATCACATTTGCTAGAAAAAAAGCAATGTACACTTATACGACCTCCTTCTGTTTTCAAGTCTACTGCCAGTGCAAAAGAAGATGTAAAACAGTCAAAAAGAATAGCAGCATTAAGGATTCATATAGAACGAGTTATAAATAGATTAAGGGAATTTCACATGTTACTGCCTCATGCATGTGTTGACCATAGCTTAATCCCTATTATAGATGAAGTTATAATCATAGCTAGTGGTTTGATTAATATTCaggatgttttaataaaaaaatag